In the genome of Flavobacteriales bacterium, one region contains:
- a CDS encoding DUF2490 domain-containing protein — MRKILVFLLVFCASTGLRAQDVNPSAWTLYNGRYDLNERWFLNSELHFRFTDGALTFQQFLFRPQVSYVLNPNFTFSGGYTYIHTYPYGEYPLPNDIGENNIWEEVMIHHPLGSLKMSHRIRMEHRWIEHPVVSGTGSINGSNPGYSFGNRFRYRLILEYRWKDSPWAVMAYDELFFSTNEYLVPQGLNQNWLYLSAKYKLNDRWVIQTGWQQQYLELANGTTQQNPTWLTAVHYHLPARP; from the coding sequence ATGCGAAAAATCCTTGTCTTTCTACTTGTTTTCTGCGCCAGTACTGGGCTGCGGGCTCAAGACGTGAACCCATCGGCGTGGACACTTTACAACGGTCGATACGATCTCAATGAGCGATGGTTTTTGAATTCGGAGCTGCATTTTCGCTTCACTGATGGTGCTTTGACCTTTCAACAGTTCCTTTTTCGACCACAAGTGAGCTATGTTTTAAACCCAAATTTCACTTTTTCAGGGGGTTACACCTACATTCATACCTATCCTTATGGTGAATATCCCTTACCTAATGATATTGGCGAAAACAACATTTGGGAAGAGGTGATGATACATCACCCGCTGGGCTCACTCAAGATGTCGCATCGTATTCGCATGGAACACCGCTGGATCGAGCATCCCGTAGTTTCGGGTACGGGCTCCATCAATGGTTCAAATCCGGGCTATAGTTTTGGAAATCGCTTTAGGTATCGGTTGATCTTGGAGTACCGCTGGAAAGATTCGCCCTGGGCCGTCATGGCCTACGATGAATTGTTCTTTTCGACCAATGAATATCTGGTGCCACAAGGATTAAATCAAAATTGGCTTTACCTGAGCGCTAAGTACAAGCTCAACGATCGTTGGGTTATTCAAACCGGTTGGCAACAACAGTACTTAGAGTTAGCCAATGGCACTACTCAACAAAATCCTACTTGGCTTACGGCCGTTCACTATCATTTACCGGCGCGGCCTTGA
- a CDS encoding RNA-binding protein translates to MNIFVGNLPFRLDESDFRGMFEEYGEVASAKIIMDRETGRSRGFGFVEMPNDSDANSAIEGLNDYEIQGRNIRVNKAEERERRPQRPRY, encoded by the coding sequence ATGAATATTTTTGTAGGAAATCTTCCTTTCCGTTTAGACGAGTCCGATTTTCGTGGCATGTTCGAGGAATATGGGGAAGTAGCTTCGGCTAAAATCATTATGGATCGCGAAACCGGTCGCTCACGCGGATTTGGTTTTGTTGAAATGCCCAATGACTCCGATGCGAATTCGGCCATCGAAGGTCTTAACGACTATGAGATTCAAGGTCGAAACATCCGTGTGAATAAAGCAGAAGAGCGCGAGCGTCGTCCGCAGCGTCCTCGCTACTAA